The Thermomicrobiales bacterium genomic sequence CGAAGTCCTGCTTCCACTTCCTTGACTCGGACGACGCTCGTGGACACGCCCGGGGCTTATTTCAGCGTCGGTATGTTCTTCGGGCCCACTGCAAGCCGCGACCAACCATGCCCCAAGTGCCGATGTGAGGCGCAAGAAGGATCGCCGAGTGAGCATTCGCGATTGCATTGGAAGCAACTCCACCCCACACAACACTGCGCTGCACCCGCAAGAGACGCCGGTCGCGCGCGGTTATCAATCCGATTTTGCATTCTATCGGACGTTCTCATTGCGCCCGTCAACAGAAGAGTGTATCCATTCCCCAGCCATCGGCGATGAAGCCGACCAGCGCGCAGGAGAGGAGACCCCACGGTGACTACAATCGTCGTACCCCTCGACGGTTCCGATCAAGCGGAACAAGCACTGCCTTGGGCGGCTGAGCTCAGCCGCCGGATTGGCGGCAGCTTGCTCCTCGTGTCGATCGTTGAGATCCCGGTCGAATTCGGAGCATGGAGCGCAACAGGCGCGCTCGCCGTCGGTCAGATGATGGATAGCTGGATTGATGATCGGACTGCGTATCTCAAGGAGATCGGCGGGAAGCTCGACGGGGTGAACGTTGAAACTGTCTGCCGGGTCGGTAGTCCGACAAGCGAGGTCCTGAGCGCGATCGCCAGCGTCAACGATCCGCTGGTAGTCATGACAAGCCACGGTCGCGCCGGCGCAGGTCGCCTCGTGCTCGGCAGCGTCGCCAACCGCATCGTGCGTGACGCGCAGTGCCCGGTGCTGGTCATTCGCGCCAGCAGCGATGCCGCCACCGCCAGTCCGGCGTTTGAGCGCGTGCTAGTGCCGCTGGACGGCTCCGAGTTCGCTGAGGATGCACTGAACCGCGGTGTCGAGGCTATTGCACCTTCCGGCCAGGCGTTGGCGTTGCATCTGGTTCGGGTCGTCGAGAGCCCGGTCATCAGCATGCCAGGCCCCGATGTCGCGCTTGATTACGGACTGGTTGCCGAGTACATCGACGCTATCAAGGATGAAGCCGTCCAGTACCTTGAGACGCTGACCAAGTCGCTCAGCGCCAAGGGAATTGCTGTGACCTCCGAAGTGCTGGAGGGCAGCGTCGCAGATGCGATTCTCGATAGCGCCAAGCGCAACTCGTCTGACATCATCGTGATGTCAACGCACGGTCGCGGTGGCATCTCGCGCCTGTTCTTCGGTTCAGTCGCCGAAAAGGTGCTGCACTCGTCGCCGCTGCCGCTGCTCCTCCTGCGTCCACAGCAGTAGCGGCAATCTCCACGGCAACGCAAACGCGCCGACCAAATATGGTCGGCGCGTTTGCCGTGTTATTGGGTGCTAGACGCGCAGGTAGCCGTCGGCGAGCAGCATCTCGGCATTCAGCAGCGATGCACCGGCTGCGCCACGGATTGTGTTGTGGCCGAGCACGACGAACTTGATGTCGAACAACGAGCACTCGCGCACGCGACCGACGACCGACGCCATGCCACCGGCGACGTCGCGGTCGAGCGCCGGCTGCGGGCGATCGGGCTGCTCGCGGACGATGATCGGCTCAGGCGGCGCAGAGTGCAACCCCAACTCCTGCGGTCGGCCGCGGAACGCGCGGAACACCTCCACGACCTCATCAGGCGATGCCGACTTGCCGAGCTTCAGGCTCACCGTTTCAAGGTGTCCGTGGCGCACCGGAACGCGCGTGCACTGCGCGCTCATCCGCACGTCGGCGTACTGGAACTCGCTGCCATCGAAGCCGCCGAGCAACTTCAGCGTCTCCGACT encodes the following:
- a CDS encoding universal stress protein translates to MTTIVVPLDGSDQAEQALPWAAELSRRIGGSLLLVSIVEIPVEFGAWSATGALAVGQMMDSWIDDRTAYLKEIGGKLDGVNVETVCRVGSPTSEVLSAIASVNDPLVVMTSHGRAGAGRLVLGSVANRIVRDAQCPVLVIRASSDAATASPAFERVLVPLDGSEFAEDALNRGVEAIAPSGQALALHLVRVVESPVISMPGPDVALDYGLVAEYIDAIKDEAVQYLETLTKSLSAKGIAVTSEVLEGSVADAILDSAKRNSSDIIVMSTHGRGGISRLFFGSVAEKVLHSSPLPLLLLRPQQ